The following are from one region of the Sorghum bicolor cultivar BTx623 chromosome 2, Sorghum_bicolor_NCBIv3, whole genome shotgun sequence genome:
- the LOC8072246 gene encoding uncharacterized protein LOC8072246, producing the protein MQGSLAPTDPVGVTSDDHGEQPDKKIVHAFNDGEIEGLHWSDAELREQIHVYLDKLNFTLPDEDDDFWSIYHDQELVKLNERLALHRIRAHKISEGALLEELVDAKLIQEYPPAILEDEEYFQWYEKDFEWYFDPNCCRFVGFQDYQRLVLRDDRQYLRWGEYHKTYMTYQGDQEYVKFYETVSSETKWLENFVDASMNEWLRYETLAMYKAMKIAAGCNNILPTLIHTGFNEYLWDVKCNGTYDDYASLYLEIWKRVAKEKMSFLSAVKEIHDQDMCSPCLIQMKIELGCAPTSGGLRTNYDRYLADLDGEVEQNEAHSIILEAVKKFVPKQKTYYDYVIKKLDIARKNGVIPL; encoded by the exons ATGCAGGGCTCGCTTGCTCCCACAGATCCAGTTGGTGTTACATCGGACGACCATGGTGAACAACCTGACAAAAAGATTGTCCATGCCTTCAACGACGGAGAAATCGAAGGCCTCCATTGGAGTGATGCTGAGCTCAGAGAACAGATCCACGTTTATTTGGACAAGTTGAACTTTACACtccctgatgaagatgacgatTTTTGGTCTATCTACCATGATCAAGAACTTGTAAAGCTCAATGAACGGCTTGCCCTGCACCGGATCAGAGCTCACAAG atatcagAGGGAGCACTGCTTGAGGAACTGGTGGATGCAAAGTTGATTCAGGAGTACCCTCCAGCCATTCTTGAGGACGAGGAATACTTTCAGTGGTATGAGAAAGATTTTGAATGGTACTTTGATCCCAACTGCTGCAGATTTGTTGGCTTCCAGGACTACCAGCGCCTAGTCCTTCGTGATGAT AGACAGTATCTACGCTGGGGCGAGTATCATAAAACTTACATGACATACCAAGGTGACCAAGAATACGTCAAGTTTTATGAAACGGTATCAAGTGAAACTAAG TGGCTTGAAAATTTCGTGGATGCCAGCATGAATGAG TGGCTAAGGTACGAGACGTTGGCAATGTATAAAGCAATGAAAATCGCAGCAGGCTGCAACAATATTCTTCCAACTTTGATTCACACTGGGTTCAAT GAATATCTGTGGGATGTTAAGTGTAATGGTACATATGATGATTATGCTAGTCTCTATTTAGAGATTTGGAAACGGGTTGCTAAGGAAAAG ATGAGTTTTCTAAGTGCTGTGAAAGAAATACATGATCAAGACATGTGTTCCCCATGCCTTATCCAAATGAAAATTGAGCTTGGTTGTGCCCCAACATCTGGTGGGCTGAGAACAAAT TACGATAGATATCTGGCTGATCTTGATGGAGAG GTTGAACAAAATGAAGCCCATTCAATAATCCTGGAGGCGGTTAAAAAATTT GTTCCAAAACAAAAGACATATTATGATTATGTCATAAAGAAGTTGGATATTGCAAGAAAAAACGGTGTAATACCCCTGTAA
- the LOC8072247 gene encoding aspartyl protease AED3, translating to MTGATRMLSVLLLVVVVAAGGAAASHSSPSSSCPATPPDAGNTLQVSHAFGPCSPLGPGTTAPSWAGFLADQASRDASRLLYLDSLAARGKARAYAPIASGRQLLQTPTYVVRARLGTPPQQLLLAVDTSNDAAWIPCAGCAGCPTSSAPPFDPAASTSYRSVPCGSPLCAQAPNAACPPGGKACGFSLTYADSSLQAALSQDSLAVAGDAVKTYTFGCLQKATGTAAPPQGLLGLGRGPLSFLSQTRDMYQGTFSYCLPSFKSLNFSGTLRLGRNGQPPRIKTTPLLANPHRSSLYYVNMTGIRVGRKVVPIPPPALAFDPATGAGTVLDSGTMFTRLVAPAYVAVRDEVRRRVGAPVSSLGGFDTCFNTTAVAWPPVTLLFDGMQVTLPEENVVIHSTYGTISCLAMAAAPDGVNTVLNVIASMQQQNHRVLFDVPNGRVGFARERCTAV from the coding sequence ATGACCGGTGCTACTAGGATGCTGTCGGTGCTTCTtctggtggtggtggtcgcgGCCGGCGGAGCGGCCGCGTCGCACTCGAGCCCGAGCTCGTCGTGCCCCGCGACGCCGCCGGACGCCGGGAACACGCTGCAGGTGTCGCACGCGTTCGGGCCGTGCTCGCCGCTGGGCCCTGGGACGACGGCGCCGTCTTGGGCGGGGTTCCTAGCGGACCAGGCGTCGCGTGACGCGTCGCGGCTGCTGTACCTGGACTCGCTGGCGGCGCGTGGCAAAGCCCGCGCGTACGCGCCCATCGCGTCGGGGCGGCAGCTGCTGCAGACGCCCACGTACGTGGTGCGGGCCCGCCTCGGCACGCCGCCGCAGCAGCTGCTCCTGGCCGTCGACACTAGCAACGACGCCGCGTGGATCCCCTGCGCCGGCTGCGCCGGCTGCCCCACGTCGTCCGCGCCGCCATTCGACCCGGCCGCGTCCACCTCGTACCGCTCCGTGCCCTGCGGCTCGCCGCTGTGCGCGCAGGCGCCCAACGCCGCGTGCCCGCCCGGCGGCAAGGCCTGCGGCTTCAGCCTCACGTACGCCGACTCCTCGCTGCAGGCGGCGCTGTCGCAGGActccctcgccgtcgccggcgacgCCGTGAAGACCTACACCTTCGGGTGCCTGCAGAAGGCCACCGGCACGGCCGCGCCGCCGCAGGGGCTGCTGGGGCTCGGCCGCGGCCCGCTGTCGTTCCTGTCGCAGACCAGGGACATGTACCAGGGCACCTTCTCGTACTGCCTCCCAAGCTTCAAGTCGCTCAACTTCTCCGGGACGCTCCGGCTCGGGCGCAACGGCCAGCCGCCGCGCATCAAGACGACGCCGCTGCTGGCGAACCCGCACCGGTCGTCGCTCTACTACGTGAACATGACCGGCATCCGCGTGGGCAGGAAGGTGGTGCCCATCCCGCCGCCGGCGCTGGCGTTCGACCCGGCGACGGGGGCGGGCACAGTGCTCGACTCCGGCACCATGTTCACCCGGCTGGTGGCGCCGGCGTACGTGGCCGTGCGGGACGAGGTCCGGCGCCGCGTCGGCGCACCCGTGTCCTCGCTGGGAGGCTTCGACACGTGCTTCAACACCACCGCCGTCGCATGGCCGCCCGTGACGCTGCTGTTCGACGGCATGCAGGTGACGCTGCCGGAGGAGAACGTGGTGATCCACAGCACGTACGGGACCATCAGCTGCCTGGCCATGGCCGCGGCGCCCGACGGCGTCAACACCGTGCTCAACGTCATCGCCAGCATGCAGCAGCAGAACCACCGCGTCCTCTTCGACGTGCCCAACGGACGCGTTGGCTTCGCGCGCGAGCGCTGCACCGCCGTTTGA